In one window of Synergistaceae bacterium DZ-S4 DNA:
- a CDS encoding RidA family protein has translation MKEIISTDKAPAAIGPYSQGVRAGGFLFLSGQIALDTKTMTVVEGDVAAQAEQVLKNMKGALESQGLDFSDVVKTTVFIKDMNDFGKINEIYGKSFTKDAPARSCVEVARLPKDVLIEIEAIALLK, from the coding sequence ATGAAAGAGATCATCAGCACAGACAAAGCTCCGGCGGCGATCGGACCTTATTCTCAGGGTGTCAGGGCGGGGGGGTTCCTCTTCCTTTCGGGGCAGATCGCGCTCGATACCAAGACTATGACCGTCGTCGAAGGTGACGTGGCGGCTCAGGCTGAACAGGTCCTGAAGAATATGAAGGGCGCTCTGGAAAGCCAGGGGCTGGATTTTTCAGACGTTGTGAAGACCACTGTGTTCATCAAGGACATGAACGATTTCGGGAAGATCAACGAGATCTACGGCAAGTCCTTCACGAAGGATGCCCCGGCAAGGTCATGCGTTGAAGTCGCAAGGCTCCCCAAGGACGTTCTGATCGAGATAGAGGCAATCGCTCTTCTGAAATAG
- a CDS encoding amidohydrolase family protein, whose protein sequence is MDIVIEGKYNEYDYLTVDSLTGKIKSLGRGRPPKEPDSSFGRDHVFSAGDLNAHSHPEQSIYVEIADKSWDLARWCRETIYKYSVEMTAEMVYHGCVRAFGRMLAYGETSVMVSFYCHNKRENELDLAVIRAAQDVGIRLFFGRMNYDLTDPKAYPEKRASQLSYYEDPKEAEKNFIGLLKYETDTVKVAPALHSFHANTLDAVTRGINLGAEYGRKVQFHLSEDDGDVKICLENYGMRPVEVLADLKETGKVSTLDHLLLSDCVWTSRKEKELIKEHGMSVVFNGRMNERVKAGTADVREYMELGVPLYIGTDGEASNDDLSIDNEIKWQAEKHKFSEEEEKKLRRPFEMAGVRVGQLEAGSAADIKVCKDGKLNALFVGGKAVMVDGELLSNKKISDSEAFIKDMWQKRA, encoded by the coding sequence ATGGATATCGTCATCGAGGGCAAGTACAATGAATATGACTACCTTACTGTGGACAGCCTTACGGGAAAGATAAAGTCACTGGGCAGGGGCAGGCCTCCTAAGGAGCCGGACTCCTCTTTCGGTCGGGATCATGTGTTCAGCGCGGGGGACCTTAACGCGCATTCGCACCCGGAGCAGTCCATATATGTCGAGATAGCGGACAAAAGCTGGGATCTGGCAAGGTGGTGCCGGGAGACCATATATAAATACAGCGTTGAAATGACGGCTGAAATGGTTTACCACGGATGCGTGAGGGCCTTCGGACGTATGCTGGCCTACGGCGAAACTTCTGTAATGGTCTCTTTTTACTGTCACAACAAAAGGGAAAACGAGCTGGACCTTGCAGTGATAAGGGCGGCGCAGGATGTCGGCATAAGGCTCTTCTTCGGAAGGATGAACTATGACCTGACGGACCCAAAAGCATATCCCGAAAAGAGGGCATCACAGCTGAGCTACTATGAGGACCCGAAGGAGGCGGAGAAGAACTTCATCGGCCTTCTTAAATACGAAACGGATACAGTGAAAGTCGCACCGGCACTGCACAGCTTCCACGCGAACACCCTTGATGCGGTCACCAGAGGCATAAATCTCGGCGCAGAGTACGGACGTAAGGTGCAGTTCCATCTTTCCGAGGACGATGGAGATGTGAAGATATGCCTCGAAAATTACGGAATGAGGCCGGTCGAGGTGCTTGCGGACCTGAAAGAGACCGGAAAGGTTTCCACTCTCGATCATCTTCTGCTCTCAGACTGCGTATGGACGAGCCGCAAGGAAAAGGAGCTTATTAAGGAACACGGGATGTCCGTGGTCTTCAACGGCAGGATGAACGAGCGGGTAAAGGCCGGAACTGCCGACGTTCGTGAATACATGGAACTGGGAGTCCCTCTCTATATCGGAACAGATGGGGAGGCCAGCAATGACGACCTCTCGATAGACAATGAAATAAAGTGGCAGGCAGAAAAGCATAAGTTTAGCGAAGAGGAAGAAAAAAAGTTACGGAGGCCCTTTGAGATGGCGGGAGTCAGAGTAGGGCAGCTTGAAGCCGGTTCCGCCGCGGATATAAAGGTCTGCAAAGACGGAAAGCTTAACGCCCTCTTCGTAGGCGGCAAAGCCGTCATGGTGGATGGGGAGCTCCTTTCAAATAAGAAAATAAGCGATTCAGAGGCCTTTATTAAAGATATGTGGCAGAAAAGAGCTTGA
- a CDS encoding xanthine dehydrogenase family protein molybdopterin-binding subunit, with amino-acid sequence MDEFNIIGSSPLRDDGPGKVTGRTEYIADIDIPGCWIGGIVRSKVARGRLKGIKKSASFDWSKVTLVTHEDIPGENYISMVRTDYPALAEKEVNYFSQAIALVAAPDEMLLKEAMTSIEVDIEPLKPVLTVEEALEGKDIIWGKDNMIDEYRTESGDLEKGFAEAYLIVEGNWATGFHEQLYLETQGMAAFMREDGAVEVIGSLQCPFYVQGAIQKVMALPPEKVIIRQAATGGGFGGKEDYPSILGSYAALLAYRSRHPVKIVFDREEDLRVTPKRHPSKSRYRMGVSREGKITALDADIILDSGAYTTLSRVVLQRSQLHACGIYHVPNVRIRSRAVATNTPPNGAFRGFGAPQTIFAMERQMDLAAKELGIDPLDIRLKNALRTGDRFPYGQVLKEKNNAVAVLEKAAEMSDYRAKKELYASQPKGRIRKGIGIAAALHGGGFTGAGEDKMGTTARVCFDGCRFALYVSSTEIGQGSSTVLRMAAAEELGAGMEDVVYMAPDTSKAPNTGPTVASRTTMYASKAVRDACANIRRKLEEWRTAEGLPANTPMTALAAGYMKEKGMPDEFGYNIFDDDSCWDEEKFEGDAYRGYAWIANVIEVEVDTDTYEVSAERVCAAAEVGRAINPMQLKGQLTGGMLQAIGWSHLEDMRTDDKGRYTASHMNAYLVPTTLDTPEWEIELLEDPCVQGCFGAKGIGELPMNAAGPAFVSAVDNAVDVFCDSIPCTGEKLFRLMCPDEKKS; translated from the coding sequence ATGGACGAATTTAATATAATTGGCAGCTCACCATTAAGGGACGACGGCCCCGGGAAGGTCACGGGGCGTACCGAGTACATTGCCGACATAGATATACCGGGATGCTGGATTGGAGGCATAGTGAGGTCGAAGGTTGCGAGGGGAAGGCTCAAGGGTATCAAAAAGTCCGCCTCATTTGACTGGTCTAAGGTCACTCTCGTTACCCACGAAGATATACCGGGAGAAAACTACATTTCCATGGTCAGGACCGACTATCCGGCCCTTGCCGAAAAGGAGGTCAACTATTTTTCTCAGGCGATCGCACTTGTCGCGGCACCCGATGAGATGCTTCTCAAAGAGGCCATGACGTCGATCGAGGTTGATATCGAACCGCTGAAACCTGTGCTTACGGTGGAGGAGGCCCTTGAGGGAAAAGACATCATCTGGGGAAAAGACAACATGATCGACGAGTACAGGACAGAATCGGGAGACCTAGAAAAGGGTTTTGCCGAGGCGTACCTGATCGTCGAAGGCAACTGGGCAACGGGTTTCCACGAACAGCTCTACCTTGAGACCCAGGGCATGGCGGCATTTATGCGCGAGGACGGTGCGGTGGAGGTGATCGGCTCGCTGCAGTGCCCGTTCTATGTTCAGGGAGCGATCCAGAAGGTGATGGCCCTTCCTCCCGAAAAGGTGATCATAAGGCAGGCGGCGACAGGCGGAGGATTCGGGGGCAAAGAGGACTACCCTTCGATACTCGGCTCATACGCTGCCCTGCTGGCTTATAGATCGAGGCATCCCGTGAAGATCGTCTTCGACAGGGAGGAAGACCTGCGGGTAACGCCAAAAAGGCATCCTTCAAAGAGCCGTTACAGGATGGGCGTCAGTAGGGAGGGCAAGATAACCGCACTTGACGCGGACATTATCCTGGACAGCGGAGCCTATACGACGCTCAGCAGGGTGGTACTCCAGCGCTCTCAGCTCCACGCATGCGGGATATACCACGTGCCGAACGTAAGGATAAGGAGCAGGGCGGTGGCTACCAATACGCCACCTAACGGAGCCTTCAGGGGCTTCGGGGCTCCCCAGACGATTTTTGCCATGGAACGACAGATGGACCTTGCGGCGAAAGAACTGGGGATCGACCCGCTCGACATCAGGCTGAAAAACGCACTGAGGACGGGGGACAGGTTCCCGTACGGACAGGTGCTTAAGGAGAAAAACAACGCGGTCGCCGTGCTTGAAAAGGCAGCCGAGATGTCGGACTACAGGGCGAAAAAGGAACTTTACGCGTCCCAGCCAAAGGGAAGGATAAGGAAGGGGATAGGGATCGCTGCGGCGCTCCACGGAGGAGGCTTTACGGGAGCCGGGGAGGACAAGATGGGCACGACAGCCAGAGTCTGCTTCGACGGCTGCAGATTTGCTCTCTATGTCAGCAGCACTGAGATCGGGCAGGGTTCTTCAACGGTGCTGCGGATGGCGGCGGCCGAAGAACTTGGAGCCGGAATGGAAGATGTTGTATATATGGCGCCGGATACTTCAAAGGCTCCCAATACCGGGCCGACAGTGGCCTCGAGGACGACGATGTACGCCTCTAAGGCAGTCAGGGACGCATGTGCCAACATAAGAAGAAAGCTTGAAGAGTGGAGGACTGCGGAGGGGCTGCCGGCAAATACGCCCATGACTGCTCTTGCGGCCGGATACATGAAGGAAAAAGGGATGCCGGATGAGTTCGGATACAACATATTCGATGACGACAGCTGCTGGGACGAGGAAAAATTCGAAGGAGACGCCTACAGGGGCTACGCATGGATCGCGAACGTGATCGAGGTCGAGGTCGATACGGACACATACGAGGTCTCGGCAGAGAGGGTCTGTGCGGCCGCTGAGGTCGGCAGGGCGATAAACCCGATGCAGCTCAAAGGGCAGCTGACGGGAGGGATGCTCCAGGCTATAGGCTGGTCGCACCTGGAAGATATGCGAACAGACGATAAGGGCAGGTACACGGCTTCTCACATGAACGCCTATCTTGTGCCGACGACCCTTGACACACCCGAGTGGGAGATAGAGCTGCTGGAGGATCCCTGCGTCCAGGGATGCTTCGGCGCGAAGGGCATAGGGGAACTTCCGATGAACGCGGCGGGGCCTGCCTTTGTATCAGCGGTGGACAACGCGGTGGATGTTTTCTGCGATTCGATCCCCTGCACCGGGGAGAAGCTCTTTCGGCTGATGTGCCCGGACGAAAAGAAGTCATAA
- a CDS encoding FAD binding domain-containing protein yields MRIEMTINGALYYTDVPPMKPLLAVLREDLGFAGPKEGCGEGECGACSVIIDGKLVNACLVPAVQASGSEILTVEGLGDPDDMDLLQRAFVSEGAVQCGFCTPGMVMAARALLEENPTPTRDEIKVALSGNICRCTGYEKIYDAVEKAVSEGYCDTFRVRENLCSGQAPTPTSESDMNCLTPENLDDVFEILEKNSGVSILAGSTDIIPDIKNGKYSFRKIMDLSRVKELKGINKTGDTIRIGSCVTNGDLIRSSIIKKYLPALREAAFRSGAPAVQNRATVGGNLSTASGAADLPTILLPLDAGVIAEGPEGAREMKLEKFIIGYREPDLKHNEIMKEIVIPLPKEKSFQKFFKRGSRKALTLSRLSLGFYTEVENGVIWEIRAAAGSMSPIPLRLSGLESALKMKRLTPELAEEAAAVAYDEVNPRKSPEWRKRMTYNLVKSFLKELMEEK; encoded by the coding sequence ATGAGGATAGAAATGACGATAAATGGAGCCCTTTATTACACCGACGTTCCTCCCATGAAACCGCTTCTGGCAGTGCTCAGGGAAGATCTGGGCTTTGCCGGGCCGAAGGAAGGCTGCGGCGAGGGCGAGTGCGGAGCGTGTTCTGTCATCATAGATGGAAAACTTGTCAATGCATGCCTCGTGCCTGCAGTACAGGCATCGGGAAGCGAGATACTGACCGTCGAGGGTCTTGGGGACCCCGATGATATGGATCTGCTCCAGAGGGCATTCGTATCGGAGGGCGCGGTCCAGTGCGGCTTCTGTACCCCGGGAATGGTAATGGCTGCGAGGGCGCTGCTTGAAGAAAACCCTACACCGACAAGGGACGAGATAAAGGTCGCCTTGTCGGGAAATATCTGCCGGTGCACCGGCTACGAGAAGATATACGACGCAGTGGAGAAGGCCGTCAGCGAAGGATACTGCGATACCTTCAGGGTCCGCGAAAACCTCTGCAGCGGACAGGCTCCCACTCCCACATCGGAGAGCGACATGAACTGCCTTACGCCCGAAAATCTGGACGATGTGTTTGAGATACTGGAGAAAAACAGCGGAGTGTCCATCCTCGCGGGAAGCACGGATATCATACCAGACATAAAGAACGGGAAATATTCATTCAGGAAAATAATGGACCTCAGCAGAGTCAAAGAGCTGAAGGGGATCAACAAGACCGGCGATACTATAAGGATAGGGAGCTGTGTTACCAACGGAGACCTGATCAGGAGCAGCATTATCAAAAAGTATCTCCCCGCACTCCGGGAAGCTGCATTTCGGAGCGGGGCGCCGGCAGTGCAGAACAGGGCTACCGTAGGCGGGAACCTCTCAACAGCCTCGGGTGCGGCCGACCTTCCGACGATACTTCTTCCGCTTGATGCGGGCGTCATAGCCGAGGGCCCGGAAGGCGCGCGCGAGATGAAGCTTGAGAAGTTCATCATCGGCTACAGGGAACCTGACCTGAAGCACAACGAGATAATGAAGGAGATCGTGATCCCCTTGCCCAAAGAGAAGAGCTTCCAGAAATTTTTCAAAAGGGGTTCGCGTAAGGCGTTAACGCTCTCAAGGCTCTCGCTAGGTTTTTATACCGAGGTCGAAAACGGGGTGATCTGGGAGATCCGCGCAGCCGCGGGAAGTATGTCTCCCATACCTCTCAGGCTCAGCGGACTTGAGTCTGCCCTTAAGATGAAGAGGCTGACTCCGGAGCTTGCCGAAGAAGCTGCCGCGGTCGCATACGACGAGGTCAACCCCAGAAAGAGCCCGGAATGGCGTAAGAGGATGACATACAACCTTGTAAAGAGCTTCCTGAAGGAACTTATGGAGGAAAAATAG
- a CDS encoding alpha/beta hydrolase, which produces MAIEMKTQYIDVPGGYVGLNVLGDNDSAIPILFIHGGPGGNFESFSPMAEMLAKDCKVYMYNQLGSDEKNDVGDESIWVPERYIETLNTVISEMKVEKLHLIGHSWGAMLAAEHVLRTPDTPVKSITMVSPYLSTEIWIRDAKSRLAELGEEYVRIVEESEKEIQFGGRLYQDAIAEYNRNFQCRELQKHKRQFRQYAMKPKTPNGLRVYRHMWGPSEFTCIGILKNMDITPKLPHIKVRVLLICGVYDQVRKETIEYYRSLIPGSVRVTIPEASQTSFLENPDSFYDSLTAFLVRFN; this is translated from the coding sequence ATGGCAATTGAGATGAAGACCCAATACATAGACGTGCCGGGAGGCTATGTCGGACTTAACGTATTAGGCGACAACGATTCCGCTATCCCTATTCTATTCATTCACGGCGGTCCAGGGGGCAATTTCGAATCTTTTTCACCGATGGCAGAAATGCTCGCCAAGGACTGCAAGGTCTATATGTACAACCAACTTGGAAGCGACGAGAAGAATGATGTGGGCGATGAATCGATCTGGGTCCCGGAGCGTTACATCGAGACACTGAACACCGTGATCAGTGAAATGAAGGTCGAGAAGCTCCACCTCATAGGACACTCCTGGGGAGCAATGCTGGCTGCGGAACACGTATTGAGGACGCCTGACACTCCTGTAAAGTCCATAACCATGGTAAGCCCCTACCTCAGCACGGAGATATGGATCAGGGATGCCAAATCAAGGCTTGCTGAACTCGGAGAAGAGTACGTCAGGATCGTAGAGGAATCCGAAAAGGAGATACAGTTCGGAGGCAGACTCTACCAGGACGCGATAGCCGAGTACAACAGAAATTTCCAGTGCAGGGAACTGCAGAAGCACAAAAGGCAGTTCAGGCAGTACGCAATGAAACCCAAGACTCCGAACGGACTCAGGGTCTACAGGCATATGTGGGGTCCCAGTGAATTTACATGCATCGGCATACTCAAAAACATGGACATAACACCGAAGCTCCCTCATATAAAAGTGCGCGTCCTGCTCATATGCGGAGTATATGACCAGGTAAGGAAAGAAACTATTGAGTACTACCGTTCACTCATACCGGGGTCTGTAAGGGTCACGATACCTGAGGCATCACAGACATCCTTCCTCGAAAACCCGGACAGCTTCTACGACTCGCTCACCGCATTCCTTGTAAGATTTAACTGA
- a CDS encoding haloacid dehalogenase-like hydrolase has translation MSYPDPVMAICYDFDGTLAPGNMQEHDFFPDLRIAPRDFWEESNALAREQEVDPILAYMKLMLDKARLSGKVRISKSAFRDYGKTVDLFRGVKSWFGEINDYAAQKGVRLEHYIISSGLREMIEGTSVSRHVKAIYASSFIYDQHDVAIWPANAVNYTTKTQYLYRINKGIESVTDNVAINEFVAEEDRRIPFSRMLFIGDGSTDVPCMKLVKNQGGHAIAVYSGGNGTGRDYAERLLRDGRVNFIAEGVYTKNSKMFKYTSSIIDMVSASYKLYTLMKSAGKSQAECGPEN, from the coding sequence ATGTCATATCCCGATCCGGTAATGGCAATTTGCTACGATTTCGACGGGACCCTGGCCCCGGGGAACATGCAGGAGCATGATTTCTTCCCTGACCTCAGGATCGCCCCCAGGGATTTCTGGGAAGAATCGAACGCCCTTGCAAGGGAGCAGGAGGTCGATCCGATACTTGCTTACATGAAGCTGATGCTGGACAAGGCCAGGCTTTCGGGAAAAGTCAGGATCTCAAAGAGCGCATTCAGGGACTACGGCAAAACAGTTGACCTCTTCAGGGGCGTCAAAAGCTGGTTTGGCGAGATCAATGATTATGCTGCTCAAAAAGGGGTCAGGCTCGAGCACTACATAATCTCGTCAGGCCTCCGGGAGATGATCGAGGGAACTTCGGTAAGCAGGCACGTGAAGGCGATATATGCGAGCTCATTCATCTACGACCAGCACGATGTTGCGATATGGCCTGCCAATGCGGTCAACTACACAACCAAGACCCAGTATCTGTACAGGATCAACAAAGGGATCGAAAGCGTTACTGACAACGTTGCTATAAATGAGTTCGTAGCCGAAGAGGACCGCAGGATACCTTTCTCAAGGATGCTCTTCATAGGGGACGGAAGCACCGACGTTCCCTGCATGAAGCTTGTTAAAAACCAGGGCGGACATGCTATAGCCGTCTATTCCGGCGGGAACGGCACCGGCAGGGACTACGCCGAAAGGCTCCTTCGGGACGGAAGAGTGAACTTCATCGCAGAGGGTGTCTATACTAAGAACTCGAAGATGTTCAAATATACGTCATCTATCATAGACATGGTCTCGGCCTCATACAAACTCTACACCCTGATGAAATCTGCAGGCAAAAGTCAGGCAGAGTGCGGCCCCGAAAACTGA
- a CDS encoding mechanosensitive ion channel: protein MRKSAVISGQNLSVPFLALFLILLFSAISFAESLSDVKRILTEHQSQPLERIKTLKNEVIKIQGLEEGLARQYRIPVSQVINYEMMLENNIHVYHSIYFLQKQGTAASQFILEEGRLEELAEKAPPYSFLLYLDFLEDVENYRNEAERYQRLIEKAKSTLLRNNTDMTETEKRFRVVNERIARGNGESLTNSWRMREIKAKLEECTAINTLYMTTLSLAEKELNDTKGKVDMIEPMLADIRQNIKFSSEDFALLNSIVLQKTGALYETIILLEKKSDPANEFVDEESDLTSFARFWISNEQQLIRDEILMILEVIEKLTSLRSVWRGMQDLIEGNLDVGRQKFILSRTNDFIDDINANITLCVDSIQTIRETEQAVSRRFSSGSPLMTEQDDQIRDRFLENLSARKKRYLSYLVELGTIRSQYTDLRKETLRITGAHNSEEKLGFLWGSGISRFRETELWHVGEYPITVGKFSFALLIFLAGILLTRYLAYIFRKRTADGLSMSRHSSLLIQKFIYYTGVVISTFFGLWSLHIPLTAFAFLGGAVAIAVGFGAQKYTGDIFSGMILLFQKKVRIGDEVIIADKRGIVEEITLQNTVVKCEQSNHLIIPNSKVLEGAIVNLTLNNSFTRTEVKISVAYETDVEKAMCIMRDILSKDRNVLKSPPYKILLEDFGESALELTAQFFVDIKENLERDVKSSIRQRILAAFNSAKIEIPFPQRDVRIKGEIKETEEKQPPR, encoded by the coding sequence GTGAGAAAGAGCGCCGTAATATCCGGACAAAATTTATCTGTACCTTTCCTTGCCCTTTTCCTGATACTTCTCTTTTCTGCAATATCTTTCGCCGAGTCGCTCTCAGACGTGAAAAGAATTCTAACAGAACACCAGTCTCAGCCCCTCGAAAGGATAAAGACGCTCAAAAACGAGGTCATAAAGATACAGGGACTTGAGGAGGGGCTCGCAAGACAGTACAGGATCCCCGTTTCTCAGGTCATCAACTACGAGATGATGCTTGAAAACAACATACACGTATACCACAGCATCTATTTCCTCCAGAAGCAGGGCACTGCCGCATCGCAGTTCATCCTTGAGGAGGGCAGGCTCGAGGAGCTTGCAGAAAAAGCGCCTCCATACTCATTCCTTCTCTACCTTGACTTCCTCGAAGATGTCGAAAACTACCGCAACGAGGCTGAAAGATACCAAAGGCTTATAGAAAAGGCAAAGTCTACCCTTCTGAGAAACAATACCGATATGACCGAGACTGAAAAGAGGTTCCGGGTAGTCAACGAAAGGATCGCCAGAGGCAACGGGGAAAGCCTGACCAACAGCTGGCGGATGAGGGAGATAAAGGCGAAGCTCGAAGAGTGCACGGCAATAAACACCCTGTACATGACCACGCTCTCACTGGCGGAAAAGGAACTAAACGACACAAAGGGAAAGGTCGATATGATCGAACCCATGCTTGCCGACATCAGGCAGAACATAAAGTTCAGCAGCGAAGATTTCGCACTTCTCAATTCCATTGTTTTACAGAAGACGGGAGCCCTTTACGAAACCATAATCCTGCTTGAAAAGAAATCCGACCCCGCAAACGAGTTCGTAGACGAAGAGAGCGACCTCACCTCATTTGCGAGGTTCTGGATCTCGAACGAGCAGCAGCTCATAAGGGACGAGATCCTGATGATCCTGGAGGTCATTGAGAAGCTTACATCGCTCAGGTCGGTATGGAGGGGAATGCAGGACCTGATAGAAGGAAACCTCGACGTCGGAAGGCAGAAATTCATCCTCTCAAGGACAAATGATTTTATTGATGACATAAACGCCAACATTACCCTATGCGTCGATTCGATCCAGACCATCAGGGAGACAGAACAGGCTGTAAGCAGGAGGTTCAGCAGCGGGAGCCCGCTGATGACGGAGCAGGACGATCAGATCAGGGACCGTTTCCTTGAGAACCTGTCGGCAAGGAAGAAAAGATATCTCTCCTATCTTGTAGAGCTGGGGACGATCAGGAGCCAGTACACGGACCTCCGTAAAGAGACACTGCGCATAACCGGAGCTCACAACAGCGAAGAGAAACTCGGCTTCCTCTGGGGCAGCGGTATTTCAAGGTTCAGGGAGACTGAACTCTGGCACGTCGGCGAATACCCTATAACCGTAGGCAAGTTCTCCTTCGCTCTTCTGATCTTCCTTGCAGGCATCCTGCTCACCCGATACCTTGCATACATTTTCAGGAAGAGGACCGCTGACGGACTGAGCATGAGCAGGCACAGCAGCCTCCTCATCCAGAAGTTCATCTACTACACGGGCGTCGTCATTTCAACTTTCTTCGGTCTGTGGAGCTTGCACATCCCTCTCACGGCCTTCGCATTCCTCGGAGGTGCGGTGGCGATCGCAGTCGGATTCGGGGCACAGAAATACACCGGGGACATATTCAGCGGGATGATACTCCTCTTCCAGAAAAAGGTCCGGATCGGCGACGAAGTCATAATAGCCGATAAAAGGGGCATCGTGGAGGAGATCACGCTTCAGAACACCGTCGTAAAATGTGAGCAGAGCAATCACCTGATAATCCCGAACAGCAAGGTCCTGGAAGGAGCGATAGTCAACCTGACCCTCAACAACTCCTTCACAAGGACAGAGGTAAAGATCTCAGTCGCCTACGAAACGGACGTCGAAAAGGCGATGTGCATAATGAGGGATATCCTGAGCAAGGACAGGAACGTGCTGAAGTCACCCCCATACAAGATACTCCTGGAGGATTTCGGGGAGAGCGCCCTTGAACTGACCGCGCAGTTCTTCGTCGACATCAAGGAAAACCTTGAAAGGGACGTAAAGAGCTCCATCCGGCAGAGGATACTCGCGGCCTTCAACAGTGCGAAGATAGAGATCCCCTTCCCCCAGAGGGACGTCCGTATCAAGGGAGAGATCAAGGAGACTGAGGAAAAGCAGCCTCCCCGCTGA
- a CDS encoding proline racemase family protein, translating to MRITKMVAAIDSHTCGEPTRIIIGGSPVFKGRTMSEKWKDFCDNHNDFRRFIMTEPRGHADMFGAIMVPPVNPEAHTGVIFCDSGGSVSMCGHGSIGLSSAMVNLGMVTVTEPTTEVKLDTPAGIVTMTVDVENGEAVSATLKNVPAFVFARDLDLYLPSIDKTVKFDICFGGSFFAILKAEDFCFEIVPSEAAAITKMGLEVMEEANKQHKVQHPLIPENNKVLLAEFGIHKEGENARNCVIFGAKNVDRSPCGTGTCAKMALLAAKGELKPGEKFLHESILGTVFEGHYEPGLKVGEFDTVQPYIKGTANITGFNWLVRQESDPLLPGFLLG from the coding sequence ATGAGGATCACAAAAATGGTTGCAGCGATCGATTCCCATACCTGCGGGGAACCGACAAGGATCATTATCGGAGGTTCTCCTGTTTTTAAAGGGCGAACGATGTCTGAGAAATGGAAAGATTTTTGTGATAATCACAACGACTTCCGCAGGTTCATAATGACTGAGCCCAGGGGGCACGCTGACATGTTCGGGGCGATAATGGTCCCGCCGGTAAACCCGGAGGCACATACAGGAGTCATCTTCTGCGATTCCGGCGGCAGCGTATCCATGTGCGGACACGGGTCGATCGGGCTTTCTTCAGCGATGGTAAACCTGGGAATGGTAACTGTCACGGAACCGACAACAGAGGTAAAGCTGGACACTCCTGCCGGCATTGTGACAATGACAGTTGATGTCGAAAACGGAGAGGCAGTTTCCGCTACACTTAAGAACGTCCCGGCGTTTGTCTTCGCAAGAGACCTGGACCTCTATCTCCCATCGATCGATAAAACAGTCAAGTTTGACATCTGTTTCGGGGGAAGTTTTTTTGCGATCCTCAAAGCCGAGGATTTCTGTTTTGAGATCGTTCCGTCTGAAGCAGCTGCCATCACAAAAATGGGGCTCGAAGTAATGGAAGAGGCAAACAAACAGCATAAGGTACAGCATCCCCTGATCCCTGAAAACAACAAGGTGCTGCTGGCCGAGTTTGGTATCCATAAAGAAGGAGAAAACGCCAGGAACTGCGTCATATTCGGCGCAAAAAACGTCGACAGGTCTCCCTGCGGCACAGGCACATGCGCGAAGATGGCACTGCTAGCAGCAAAGGGAGAGCTTAAACCGGGAGAGAAGTTCCTCCACGAGAGCATATTGGGAACGGTCTTTGAAGGGCACTATGAGCCCGGACTCAAGGTCGGAGAGTTCGATACAGTACAGCCCTACATAAAGGGCACCGCCAACATCACTGGCTTCAACTGGCTGGTGCGTCAGGAGAGCGATCCCCTGCTCCCCGGTTTCCTGCTTGGCTAA